One Candidatus Komeilibacteria bacterium CG_4_10_14_0_2_um_filter_37_10 DNA window includes the following coding sequences:
- the mviN gene encoding murein biosynthesis integral membrane protein MurJ, whose translation MLKMFWRKISTSITGGAILIAFFSIIAKIVGLFRDRLLASTFGAGQTLDVYYASFRLPDFIFNTLMLGAFAAAFIPVFIKTWSANKEEGQRLINSLLNFFIITMLVLVGIGIALAPTIIDLITPGFSSVMKTETVELTRIMLLSIVFFAASNIFSSVLNAWRKFFLYSLAPIFYNIGIISGIIFIVPYYGQKGLAWGVLLGAFLHMIAQLSAALYHGWRWQAALRFSTEVKKIFTLMIPRTIGLGASQIEQVVIMSIASTLSIGSIAIFNLANNLQSFPVSIFGISMAIATFPIFSQAIADQRMDHFRGCFGISWRKILFVMIPLSVMILVTRAQIVRLFLGSGQFDWEDTYYTAQVLGVLAVSLFAQGSIPLLARAFYSLEDTKTPLITGVISVFINIVLGIYLSQHFGIIGLGISFSLANIFNMLTLLFILRERIGDLDDHNLINAIIKMTINSFLMGLVIYGLLHLLSSIVNMHTFLGIFLQASVALTGGLITYLLLAYRDQLNEWKMIMEQLKKFLPKNRLKENHE comes from the coding sequence ATGTTAAAAATGTTCTGGCGAAAGATATCAACTTCCATTACTGGCGGTGCTATACTTATCGCTTTTTTTTCTATCATTGCTAAGATTGTTGGTCTCTTTCGTGATCGACTACTTGCTAGTACCTTCGGCGCTGGCCAGACGCTCGATGTTTACTATGCTAGTTTTCGTTTACCAGATTTTATTTTCAATACTTTAATGTTAGGTGCGTTTGCGGCCGCTTTTATTCCAGTATTTATTAAAACCTGGTCAGCGAACAAAGAAGAAGGTCAAAGATTGATCAACTCGTTGCTCAATTTTTTTATTATTACCATGTTGGTTTTGGTCGGTATTGGTATTGCTTTAGCTCCCACTATTATTGATTTAATTACACCCGGATTTTCTTCAGTGATGAAAACGGAAACAGTTGAATTAACCCGCATCATGTTATTGAGCATTGTTTTCTTTGCTGCTAGTAATATTTTTTCTAGTGTATTAAATGCTTGGCGTAAATTCTTTTTATATTCGTTAGCTCCTATTTTTTATAATATCGGTATCATCAGCGGTATAATTTTTATAGTTCCTTATTACGGTCAGAAGGGTTTAGCCTGGGGTGTATTACTAGGTGCTTTTTTGCATATGATAGCCCAGTTATCTGCTGCTCTGTATCATGGTTGGCGCTGGCAGGCGGCATTACGATTTAGTACCGAAGTAAAGAAAATATTTACTTTAATGATACCGCGAACAATTGGTTTAGGAGCTTCGCAAATTGAACAAGTGGTAATAATGTCCATTGCCTCTACTTTGTCCATTGGTAGTATTGCCATTTTTAATTTAGCTAATAATTTACAAAGTTTTCCCGTTTCCATTTTTGGCATTTCGATGGCCATTGCCACCTTTCCTATATTCTCTCAAGCAATTGCCGATCAAAGAATGGATCATTTCCGCGGTTGCTTTGGTATTAGTTGGCGTAAAATACTTTTTGTCATGATTCCCTTGTCCGTAATGATTTTAGTCACCCGAGCCCAGATTGTTCGTTTATTTTTGGGCAGTGGACAATTTGATTGGGAGGATACCTATTACACAGCACAGGTTTTGGGAGTATTGGCCGTATCTTTGTTTGCTCAGGGCAGTATTCCACTTCTAGCGCGAGCCTTTTATTCCTTAGAGGATACAAAAACACCGCTGATAACCGGTGTTATTAGCGTCTTTATTAATATCGTTCTCGGTATTTATTTATCCCAGCATTTTGGTATTATTGGTTTGGGCATTTCCTTTTCTTTGGCCAATATTTTTAACATGTTAACTTTGTTGTTTATTTTACGAGAACGCATTGGTGATCTTGATGACCATAATTTAATTAACGCCATCATCAAAATGACGATTAATTCCTTTCTGATGGGCCTGGTAATTTATGGCTTATTACATCTTTTATCATCCATAGTAAATATGCATACTTTTTTGGGTATTTTCCTGCAAGCTAGCGTAGCGTTGACGGGCGGATTAATAACTTATTTACTACTTGCTTATCGTGATCAGTTAAATGAATGGAAAATGATCATGGAGCAACTAAAAAAATTTTTACCGAAAAATAGATTAAAGGAAAATCATGAATAA